In Nitrosococcus oceani ATCC 19707, the following proteins share a genomic window:
- a CDS encoding alpha-ketoacid dehydrogenase subunit beta, which yields MAELAYWEALRRAHDEELAHDPLVIAMGEDIGVAGGTYKVTLGLYGKYGEERIIDTPISENSYTGIGIGASMAGMRPIIEIMSINFALLALDTLINAAAKIRYMSGGRAQCPIVMRTPGGTAHQLAAQHSARLSRLFMGTPGLRVVTPSTPLDAYGMLKSAVRCNDPVIFLEHESMYNLKGEVPDEETFRPLEGAGVVREGTDITLIGYNYSVHWCLTAADKLAQEGIHAEVIDLRSLKPIDRETIRRSIEKTHRVLVAEEDEAPVGVGSEVIAGIIEDCFFALDAQPVRVHAADVPVPYNYSLEKAAIPDAKDVYQSALKVLGKV from the coding sequence ATGGCTGAACTGGCTTACTGGGAGGCACTGCGCCGTGCCCACGATGAAGAACTGGCCCATGATCCCCTGGTTATTGCCATGGGCGAGGATATTGGGGTGGCGGGCGGTACCTATAAAGTTACCCTGGGCCTCTACGGCAAATATGGGGAGGAGCGAATTATTGATACCCCTATTTCCGAGAATTCCTATACCGGTATCGGAATTGGGGCCTCGATGGCCGGAATGCGGCCTATCATCGAAATCATGTCCATTAATTTTGCCTTGCTGGCTCTGGATACTCTCATCAATGCGGCTGCTAAGATCCGTTATATGTCGGGTGGCCGCGCTCAGTGTCCTATCGTAATGCGAACTCCAGGGGGAACGGCCCACCAGCTTGCCGCTCAACATTCGGCACGGTTATCAAGGCTCTTTATGGGAACGCCGGGTCTGCGGGTTGTCACGCCGAGTACCCCCTTGGATGCCTACGGCATGCTTAAATCTGCGGTGCGTTGTAACGATCCAGTGATCTTTCTTGAGCACGAAAGTATGTATAACCTCAAAGGGGAAGTGCCCGATGAGGAGACTTTTCGGCCTTTGGAAGGTGCCGGGGTCGTTCGTGAGGGAACGGATATTACCCTTATAGGCTATAACTATAGCGTGCATTGGTGTTTAACCGCGGCGGATAAATTGGCCCAGGAAGGCATTCATGCCGAGGTTATTGATTTACGCTCCCTTAAACCCATCGACCGGGAAACCATTCGCCGCTCCATAGAAAAAACCCACCGGGTTCTGGTGGCCGAAGAAGATGAGGCGCCGGTGGGTGTTGGCAGTGAGGTGATCGCTGGAATCATCGAGGATTGCTTCTTCGCTTTAGATGCCCAGCCAGTACGGGTTCATGCAGCGGATGTTCCGGTGCCTTACAACTATAGCCTGGAGAAGGCTGCGATTCCTGATGCTAAGGATGTCTACCAGAGTGCCCTTAAGGTATTGGGAAAAGTTTAG